The Ralstonia insidiosa genome contains a region encoding:
- a CDS encoding efflux RND transporter permease subunit, which translates to MLKAILKLSLLRRPLILLFLLVFVVAGLFAYSKLNIEAYPNPAPVILEITAQTPGLSAEEMERYYTVPMEIGLATTPGVESIRSTSFYGLSFVRVTFKYGIDYYFAYTQAALSLQQNVSLPNSVQPQIQASSLVGEVVRYQVKGPPHYGLTNLRTLQDWVLQRRLLTVPGVAQVVSWGGTTKEYDVEVDPKKLEAYGVTLPQMMTALGNANINVGGRTINFGQQSINIRGVGLIEDIKDIDKIVLTQTNGVPVQVKDVAKTKIGFKPRLGIAGRDNDSDVVTAVVVMNRTMQTNDVVTRVKAELDKINTDGTLPAGVKVERYYDRSELVSVTTHTVMHSLLFGCLLVFFIQWIFLGDLRSAIIVSVNIPFALFFSILILLLTGESANLLSVGAVDFGIIVDSSVILVENIFRNFQMPAAEQVRLLTSRDAKVLGLRVPERLRMIFVSALQVDRAVFFSALITVAAFVPLFTMQGVEGQIFGPMARTYGYALAGALIATFTVTPALCSYLLPKHIEEKETWLVRVLHRAYQPALTWSLSNRRIAVAIGAIVLAATVALMPFLGTEFLPALEEGNLWIRLTMPQTASLESGVVPVARMRQILLKHPEVRTVVSQHGRPDDGSDSAGFYNAEFFVPLKPLDQWSSGMTKEKLIAQIQKEFTSEFAGVGLNFSQYIQDNVEEGLSGVKGANSVKIIGPDLNVLENLATQVQTEMSKVKGVTDLGVFRVLGQPNLNVRINREAAARYGLNTGDVNTVVQAALSGSQASTILEGDRQFALTVRMAPEYRSNIDAVRNIRVAYTNANGGNSYIPLSALADITLDTGASYIYHEKNTRYIPVKFSVRGRDLGGTVEEAQQRIAQNVKLPQGYRIDWAGEFEELEQAKKRLEVVVPISIVLILVLLYGLFNSLRDSLMALAGIPFAITGGVAALFLTGLDFSISAAIGFVSLFGVSVMDGILMITYYNDLRSDKGLKPTEAMFHAAQQRMRPMLMTALSACIGLFPAAISTGIGSQVQRPLATVVVGGMLVGPLMLLVIVPALRMVFLGKEPPDAPPLEEAPV; encoded by the coding sequence GTGCTGAAGGCGATTCTCAAGCTGTCGCTGCTGCGGCGGCCGCTGATCCTGTTGTTCCTGCTGGTATTCGTGGTGGCGGGGCTGTTTGCCTATTCCAAACTGAATATCGAGGCCTACCCCAACCCTGCGCCCGTCATTCTCGAAATCACCGCGCAAACGCCCGGCCTGTCTGCCGAGGAAATGGAGCGGTACTACACCGTGCCGATGGAAATCGGCCTGGCCACCACACCCGGTGTGGAAAGCATCCGCTCCACGTCGTTCTACGGCCTGTCGTTCGTGCGCGTGACGTTCAAGTACGGCATCGACTACTACTTTGCCTACACGCAGGCGGCACTGTCCCTGCAGCAGAACGTCAGCCTGCCCAACAGCGTGCAGCCGCAGATCCAGGCGTCGAGCCTGGTGGGCGAAGTGGTGCGTTATCAGGTAAAAGGGCCGCCGCACTATGGCCTGACCAACCTGCGCACCCTGCAGGATTGGGTGCTGCAACGCCGTCTGCTGACCGTGCCGGGCGTGGCGCAGGTCGTGAGTTGGGGTGGCACCACCAAAGAGTACGACGTCGAGGTCGACCCGAAAAAGCTAGAAGCCTATGGCGTTACGCTGCCGCAGATGATGACCGCCCTGGGTAACGCCAACATCAACGTTGGCGGGCGCACCATCAACTTCGGGCAGCAGTCGATCAATATTCGTGGTGTCGGCCTGATCGAAGACATCAAGGACATCGACAAGATCGTCCTCACGCAGACCAACGGCGTGCCCGTCCAGGTCAAAGACGTGGCGAAGACGAAGATCGGCTTCAAGCCGCGACTGGGTATTGCCGGGCGCGACAATGACAGCGACGTCGTCACTGCCGTCGTGGTGATGAACCGCACCATGCAGACCAACGACGTGGTGACGCGCGTCAAGGCCGAGCTGGACAAGATCAACACCGACGGCACACTGCCGGCCGGCGTCAAGGTCGAACGCTACTACGACCGCTCGGAGCTCGTCTCCGTGACCACGCACACGGTGATGCACTCGCTGCTGTTTGGCTGCTTGCTGGTGTTCTTCATCCAGTGGATCTTCCTGGGCGACCTGCGCAGCGCGATCATCGTCAGCGTGAACATTCCGTTTGCCCTCTTCTTCAGCATCCTGATCCTGCTGCTGACGGGGGAATCGGCCAACCTGCTCTCGGTGGGCGCGGTGGACTTCGGGATCATCGTGGATTCCTCGGTCATTCTGGTTGAGAACATCTTCCGCAACTTCCAGATGCCGGCGGCCGAGCAGGTACGCCTGCTGACGAGCCGAGACGCCAAGGTGCTCGGCCTTCGTGTGCCGGAGCGCTTGCGCATGATCTTTGTGAGTGCGCTGCAGGTGGACCGTGCGGTGTTCTTCTCAGCACTCATCACGGTGGCCGCGTTCGTGCCGCTGTTCACCATGCAAGGCGTGGAAGGCCAGATCTTCGGCCCCATGGCACGCACCTATGGCTACGCACTGGCCGGCGCGCTGATCGCCACCTTTACCGTCACGCCGGCGCTGTGCTCGTACCTGCTGCCCAAGCACATTGAAGAAAAGGAAACCTGGCTGGTGCGCGTGCTGCATCGGGCGTATCAGCCGGCGCTGACGTGGTCGCTATCCAACCGGCGCATCGCGGTGGCGATTGGAGCCATCGTCTTGGCGGCAACCGTCGCGCTGATGCCATTCCTGGGCACCGAGTTTCTGCCCGCGCTGGAAGAAGGCAACCTGTGGATCCGGCTGACCATGCCGCAAACCGCCTCGCTCGAATCCGGCGTCGTGCCGGTGGCGCGGATGCGGCAGATCCTGCTCAAGCACCCCGAGGTTCGCACGGTGGTGTCGCAGCATGGCCGGCCGGATGACGGCAGCGATTCGGCAGGCTTCTATAACGCCGAGTTCTTCGTGCCGCTCAAGCCGTTGGACCAATGGTCGTCCGGCATGACCAAAGAGAAGCTGATCGCGCAGATCCAAAAGGAATTCACGAGCGAGTTTGCCGGGGTTGGCCTGAACTTCTCGCAGTACATCCAGGACAACGTGGAAGAAGGCCTATCCGGCGTGAAGGGGGCCAACTCGGTGAAGATCATCGGCCCGGACCTCAACGTGCTGGAAAACCTGGCCACCCAGGTGCAGACCGAGATGAGCAAGGTCAAGGGCGTGACCGACCTGGGCGTGTTCCGCGTGCTGGGTCAGCCCAACCTGAACGTGCGCATCAACCGTGAGGCTGCGGCACGCTACGGGCTGAACACCGGCGACGTGAACACCGTGGTGCAAGCCGCGCTGAGCGGCTCGCAGGCCAGCACCATCCTGGAGGGCGATCGGCAGTTCGCACTGACAGTACGCATGGCACCGGAGTACCGCAGCAATATCGACGCGGTACGCAACATCCGCGTGGCCTACACGAATGCGAATGGTGGCAACTCGTACATTCCGCTGTCGGCGCTGGCAGACATCACGCTGGATACGGGTGCCTCGTACATCTATCACGAGAAGAACACCCGCTATATCCCCGTCAAGTTCAGCGTGCGCGGGCGCGACCTGGGCGGCACGGTGGAAGAAGCGCAACAGCGCATCGCCCAGAACGTCAAGCTGCCGCAGGGCTATCGCATCGACTGGGCCGGCGAGTTTGAAGAGCTGGAGCAAGCCAAGAAGCGGCTTGAAGTGGTGGTACCCATCAGCATCGTGTTGATCCTGGTGCTGCTGTATGGGCTGTTCAACTCGCTGCGCGACAGCCTGATGGCGCTGGCCGGCATTCCGTTTGCCATCACCGGTGGTGTGGCGGCGCTGTTCCTGACGGGGCTGGACTTCAGCATCTCAGCGGCCATCGGCTTCGTCTCGTTGTTCGGGGTGTCGGTCATGGACGGCATCCTGATGATCACGTACTACAACGACCTGCGCAGCGACAAGGGCCTCAAGCCGACTGAAGCGATGTTCCATGCCGCGCAGCAGCGGATGCGGCCAATGCTCATGACGGCGCTGTCGGCGTGCATTGGCTTGTTCCCGGCGGCCATCTCCACGGGCATCGGCAGCCAAGTGCAGCGTCCGCTGGCAACCGTGGTGGTGGGCGGCATGCTGGTCGGCCCCCTGATGTTGCTCGTGATCGTGCCGGCGCTGCGGATGGTGTTTCTCGGCAAGGAGCCGCCAGATGCCCCGCCCCTTGAAGAGGCACCGGTCTAG
- a CDS encoding efflux RND transporter periplasmic adaptor subunit yields MQVDYKSAALGGAIAALAVGGLMWAMGGSGGPKHSEAATPGASTSAYGAPTKLPAAPSRDGQAVTLSASQLQYIKVAPVELRDFANRREAVGNVDFNEDRAVQVFTSYQGKIRNIYAKVGDTVTKGKPLFDIESPDLVQAESTLISTAGTRKLTTAALARAHQLYDIQGLAQKDLDQAISDQQGAEAAYKAAREALAVFGKTPAQMDQIVETRKTDSVLTVASPISGQVTARSAQPGLLLQPGSGTAPFTVADVSTMWMQAFVPEADVPLLHVGQPVKIHVMAFPGRTFNGKITTVGATVDANTHRILVRSEIDDPKRELRPGMFTSFDITTAAPMSSPALATDGVVREGDGTMTAWVTTDRKRFARRVIKLGIEQDGFVQVVEGLTAGELAANEGALYLSTAAAGSINSAD; encoded by the coding sequence GTGCAGGTCGATTACAAATCCGCAGCCCTCGGGGGCGCAATTGCCGCGCTTGCCGTGGGCGGGCTCATGTGGGCGATGGGGGGATCAGGCGGTCCAAAGCACTCGGAAGCCGCAACGCCCGGCGCATCCACGTCGGCCTATGGCGCGCCCACTAAGCTGCCGGCCGCCCCGTCTCGCGATGGCCAGGCCGTCACGCTCAGTGCTTCGCAACTGCAGTACATCAAAGTCGCACCGGTGGAGCTGCGCGACTTCGCCAATCGCCGCGAAGCCGTGGGCAACGTCGACTTCAATGAAGACCGCGCAGTGCAGGTGTTCACGTCCTACCAGGGCAAGATCCGCAATATCTACGCCAAGGTGGGGGATACGGTCACCAAGGGCAAGCCGCTGTTCGATATTGAGAGCCCCGATCTTGTACAGGCGGAATCCACGCTGATCTCGACCGCAGGCACGCGCAAGCTGACCACGGCGGCACTGGCGCGCGCGCATCAGCTGTATGACATCCAAGGGTTGGCGCAGAAAGACCTGGACCAGGCCATCTCTGACCAGCAAGGCGCTGAAGCTGCCTACAAGGCTGCCCGGGAAGCGCTGGCCGTGTTTGGCAAGACGCCGGCACAGATGGACCAGATTGTCGAAACCCGCAAGACAGACTCGGTGCTGACCGTGGCGAGCCCGATCTCCGGTCAGGTCACGGCGCGCAGCGCGCAGCCGGGCCTGCTGTTGCAGCCGGGCAGCGGCACTGCGCCGTTCACGGTTGCGGACGTATCGACCATGTGGATGCAAGCGTTCGTGCCGGAAGCGGATGTGCCGCTGCTGCATGTCGGCCAGCCGGTCAAGATTCATGTGATGGCATTCCCAGGGCGCACGTTCAACGGCAAGATCACCACCGTCGGCGCCACCGTGGATGCCAACACGCACCGCATCCTGGTGCGCTCGGAAATTGACGATCCCAAGCGCGAACTGCGCCCCGGGATGTTCACGTCGTTCGACATCACCACTGCGGCACCCATGAGCTCCCCTGCGCTGGCGACAGACGGCGTGGTACGCGAAGGCGACGGCACCATGACCGCCTGGGTCACGACCGACCGCAAACGCTTTGCCCGGCGCGTCATCAAACTTGGCATTGAGCAGGACGGCTTCGTGCAGGTGGTCGAAGGCCTCACGGCGGGTGAACTGGCTGCCAACGAAGGTGCGCTGTACCTGAGCACGGCAGCTGCCGGCAGCATCAACAGCGCCGACTGA
- a CDS encoding efflux transporter outer membrane subunit, whose protein sequence is MPANTAFRTPHSASVLLRLTALAAACLLASACAVGPNFKTPEAPKVTGYTPQPLPEQTSSAATQGGEAQRFVSGMQVSDQWWKTFQSDKLNKVIADAFAASPTLAAAQAALRVAQQQTRAQQASFFPLLQGSYQPSRQQNAVGTISPTLTSGAPIYTLHTAQLTISYAPDVFGLTRRQVESLKAAEDAQYFQMEAAYLTLASNIVAAAVQEASLRAQIAAQQRIVDINNQLVDNLRKQFQFGAVTGLDVAAAVTALAQAEQALPNLRKQLAVQRDLLAALAGKLPSEGIPETFTFADFKLPQDLPVSLPSDLVRQRTDVRAAEEQLHAATAQVGVAIANMLPQLTITGTKGGTAEIFSQMFRDGNVFWSLVGNVAQTFFDGGALLAKKRGADAGVDQAEAQYRGTVITAFQNVADTLHALDADADVLKAALKSEQAAQTTLNITDKQRALGQVNILAVLNAEQAYQTATQATIAARANRFTDTAALFQALGGGWWNRDGVSTAKN, encoded by the coding sequence ATGCCCGCCAACACTGCTTTCCGCACACCACATTCCGCCTCTGTTCTGCTGCGCCTGACTGCCTTGGCAGCGGCGTGCCTGCTGGCTTCCGCGTGCGCGGTGGGGCCCAATTTCAAGACGCCGGAAGCGCCCAAGGTGACCGGCTATACGCCGCAGCCGTTGCCGGAGCAGACGTCGTCCGCCGCCACGCAAGGGGGTGAGGCGCAGCGGTTTGTCTCGGGCATGCAGGTGTCTGACCAATGGTGGAAGACATTCCAGTCGGACAAGCTGAACAAGGTGATTGCCGATGCGTTTGCCGCCAGCCCCACGCTGGCCGCAGCGCAAGCGGCGCTGCGGGTCGCACAGCAGCAAACACGGGCGCAGCAGGCCTCGTTCTTCCCGCTGCTGCAGGGTTCCTATCAGCCGAGCCGTCAGCAGAACGCTGTGGGTACCATCTCGCCCACGCTCACTTCGGGTGCCCCGATCTACACACTGCACACCGCGCAGCTCACCATCAGCTACGCACCGGATGTGTTTGGGTTGACTCGGCGCCAGGTTGAATCGCTCAAGGCGGCGGAGGATGCGCAGTACTTCCAGATGGAGGCGGCGTACCTCACGCTGGCCTCCAACATCGTGGCGGCGGCAGTGCAAGAGGCCTCGCTGCGCGCGCAGATCGCTGCGCAACAGCGCATCGTGGACATCAATAACCAGCTGGTCGACAACCTGCGCAAGCAATTCCAGTTTGGCGCCGTCACCGGGCTGGATGTAGCTGCTGCCGTGACTGCGCTGGCACAGGCCGAGCAGGCACTCCCCAATCTGCGGAAACAACTGGCCGTGCAGCGCGACCTGCTGGCCGCCCTGGCGGGCAAGCTGCCGAGCGAGGGCATTCCCGAGACCTTTACGTTTGCCGATTTCAAGCTGCCGCAAGATCTGCCGGTGTCGCTGCCGTCTGACCTGGTGCGCCAGCGTACCGACGTGCGCGCAGCCGAAGAGCAACTGCACGCCGCCACCGCGCAGGTGGGCGTGGCCATTGCGAACATGCTGCCGCAATTGACGATTACCGGCACCAAGGGTGGCACCGCCGAAATCTTCAGCCAGATGTTCCGCGACGGCAATGTCTTCTGGAGCCTCGTAGGTAACGTGGCGCAGACATTCTTTGACGGCGGCGCGTTGCTGGCGAAGAAGCGCGGTGCCGACGCCGGCGTCGACCAGGCCGAGGCGCAGTATCGCGGTACCGTCATCACCGCGTTCCAGAACGTGGCCGATACCCTGCATGCGCTGGATGCCGATGCCGACGTACTGAAGGCTGCGCTCAAGTCCGAACAAGCCGCGCAGACCACACTCAATATCACCGACAAGCAACGTGCGCTTGGTCAGGTGAACATCCTCGCCGTGCTCAACGCCGAGCAGGCCTATCAGACTGCCACCCAAGCCACCATTGCCGCGCGCGCCAACCGCTTTACCGATACGGCGGCGTTGTTCCAGGCGCTCGGAGGCGGATGGTGGAACCGGGATGGCGTGAGTACTGCCAAGAACTGA
- a CDS encoding HEAT repeat domain-containing protein: MARIKTALANRRISADAVDADAAPAEAHRAAEIEALIATLRQQAPDMRRGANVSLTDLGVDDAFVPPLVAATRDADAYFRASAVHALADYDLGQYPQAESAVLHALTHDTEADVRAAAVLTLGMQSEAVAQAHLPACLQALKDPSAEVRREAVKVLGRWSSEPVVAALRARLHLDTDVDVRIWAIHALARCDTTNAMPDLVTATADLDGSVRAAALDALCECLDTEDTTLRDLLLAALSDPVAEVRRQAAQGLRFGPPQVLPALLAVANDPEPRVRLEVVIALGWQRDARAVDAIAARVFDEADEEVRYYAVSSLGEQRDARATQHLITAFETPELGHRVRWGALWALGDSGDLAAMPTLLAALRDPDAEFRAQAVESLRNLLSGAHADAEHAWPTLRPALMQSLRDDDDNVREQAARALTAIFTLPALHALLSSLPEHDIAAIHALQSAMAAREEEEAVATGPIGRGTVHYA, encoded by the coding sequence ATGGCTCGTATCAAAACCGCGCTGGCCAATCGCCGCATCAGCGCTGACGCTGTCGACGCTGATGCGGCGCCAGCCGAGGCGCACCGTGCCGCCGAGATCGAAGCGCTCATCGCCACGCTTCGGCAGCAAGCCCCCGACATGCGCCGCGGTGCCAATGTCAGCCTGACCGATCTGGGCGTGGATGATGCGTTTGTTCCCCCACTAGTGGCCGCCACGCGCGACGCCGATGCCTACTTCCGCGCGAGCGCTGTCCATGCGCTGGCGGATTACGACCTGGGCCAATATCCGCAAGCCGAATCCGCAGTGCTGCACGCACTGACGCACGACACCGAGGCGGACGTCCGCGCCGCTGCCGTCCTCACCCTGGGCATGCAGTCGGAGGCAGTTGCGCAGGCGCACCTGCCCGCATGTCTTCAAGCTCTCAAGGATCCGAGCGCCGAGGTACGGCGAGAGGCGGTAAAGGTGCTGGGGCGGTGGTCGTCCGAGCCAGTGGTTGCCGCATTGCGCGCACGGCTGCATCTGGATACCGACGTCGACGTGCGCATCTGGGCAATCCATGCACTCGCTAGATGCGATACCACCAACGCGATGCCTGATCTGGTTACCGCCACGGCAGACCTTGACGGCAGCGTGCGCGCCGCCGCGTTGGATGCGTTGTGCGAATGCCTCGACACGGAGGACACCACGCTGCGCGACCTGCTGTTGGCCGCGTTGTCCGACCCCGTGGCGGAAGTCCGCCGGCAGGCGGCCCAGGGCCTGCGCTTCGGTCCGCCGCAGGTGCTGCCTGCGTTGCTGGCCGTTGCCAATGACCCCGAGCCGCGCGTGCGTCTGGAAGTCGTCATCGCGCTGGGCTGGCAGCGCGATGCGCGGGCGGTCGACGCGATTGCGGCGCGCGTGTTTGATGAGGCGGATGAGGAGGTGCGCTACTACGCCGTCAGTTCGCTCGGTGAACAGCGCGACGCACGTGCCACGCAACACCTCATCACCGCGTTTGAGACACCCGAACTTGGGCACCGCGTCCGTTGGGGGGCGCTGTGGGCGCTTGGTGATAGCGGTGATCTTGCAGCAATGCCGACGCTTCTTGCGGCGCTGCGTGACCCCGATGCTGAGTTCCGCGCGCAAGCCGTCGAGTCGCTTCGCAATCTGCTAAGCGGCGCACATGCGGATGCCGAGCACGCATGGCCGACGTTGCGTCCCGCATTGATGCAATCCCTGCGGGACGACGATGACAATGTTCGGGAACAAGCCGCACGGGCATTGACGGCGATTTTCACGCTACCGGCGCTGCACGCGCTGCTTTCCAGCTTGCCCGAGCACGATATCGCTGCCATCCATGCATTGCAGAGCGCAATGGCTGCACGCGAGGAAGAGGAGGCGGTGGCAACCGGACCCATCGGCCGCGGCACTGTGCACTACGCGTAG